The window ttttatttgaatatttaatagGCACTTAATCTCTCTATGTCTGAGATTAAACAGTGTCTGTTCTCTAAAGTGGCTCCTTGTCTTATATTCCTCCTTAGTAGTAACCCTCCAATCCATTACTGACTATAAAATCTCATCCATATttgctttctccctctccttcagcATCCTTTTCTCTAGCCATCTAAGAACCAAATCCATCAATTTACTCTCAAAACATTTCTTAAACTACTCTATTCTcttgtccttccttcttccctccctccattcttcccttctccctctctctctctccctctctctctcttcttttctttctctcttcctctctttctttctctttccttttcttttctttcttttgtttagactttaaaaaaattgtatgcatgcatgcctggGGCTGTgtagaagagggtgtcggatctcctggaactagagttacaaacagttgtgagcatCAACTGAGTGCTGGATCTCTGCACGTGCAGCCGATGTTCTAAACCACTAGTCCTTGGTTATCTCCAGCTTTCCTTGCCTCCAATTCTACAATAGCTTCTTACCTAGCCACTCGGGGTCTAATCTCTGTTCTTTTGTGTTCCTCTAAAATTCAGCAAGAATAATCTCATATGTAAATCTGATCATTatactattttctttaaaatacttttgCAATACACAGACGCACAcgcaaacatatatatgtatccttATTGGCATACAATAATATTAGAAATGGCTCATATAATGgcagctgcctcacttgtcagaactttttattttttactctcAGCCTTTAGCTTTTTGTGGGACCTACACTGCATCATGCCACTGTCTCCACACatgttctcttcttccccttctttgctgggctcttcctttcctttaaatAACTTAACTTAGACATTAATTCCATATAAAATCATCACTAAATCCCTTAAATTGAATACATACCCCTCCTTAATAGTTGTACCGAATTATCTTTATCATTGCATTAGCATACTATATACAAACGGTGTCTTCTTTACTCAATTGTGAATTTATTGAAGGTCCTCTGTTTAGTACTATTTAGTGTAGAATTAAACTGAATAGTTATCAGCTTGGTTCCAATTTTCCCAATTATTATTAATGCTGTAATAAACAGCTTAATAAAATGCTACTTTAAATTTTACTATGATAGACTCAGTGAGGAATAGATTATTAGATATAAATATAAGGtcatttttttgattttttaagaaCAAGttcatgtttttaatatttgagaAACCAAGAGGCAATTTaacaaggattttttttcaatatgtaCTCATATTTGGAATTCTGTCATGAGGTCAGTTATTTGGTTCATGCCAGTATTCCACTCTTTTAAGCACGAGTCAAACAATCAACATGGGTGATTGACACAGCAAATAATCTACTTGTCACCCAATCTCAATAACAGGAGGTTTAGGCTATAAAGAAAATGTACAGGGAAACTTGTTTAAATACTTAGAATATGTGAATTGCCATTGATGAAATATCAAATGTTCtattggagaaagaaaagagtttgCCAGATTTTTGGAAATGGCTACATAGAAATCAACAGTATTAAAAGAATGTATCAAACATGAACATTTTCAGAAGTGATCTCTATGaaagaatgacaaaaaaaaaatcaaaaccctcAAAATATGATGTCAGTGTTGAAAGGCAACTTGCATACAGAACTAAATCAAGGCTGGCAAGCTACACAGCCATGGGCTAAATTTAAGGCCATGCATTttttacaaataaagttttattgaaacaacCATGCTTAAAACATTCTCATACTGTCTATGGATGCTCTCATCCCACAGAGGGAACTGAGTAGATGCAACAAAGACATGAGGGCCCACAAGTCTGAAATATCTATTTGATTCTTTAGAGAAATACACTGGCAATCCTGCTGTAAAATGTTagggaaataaaaagaacttataaaaatacaatgaaaaacatttcacattgcagtttctcatttttctcatttcttcaatATTCCTTTAACTAACTATtttctccccatcccacccctggaGCTGAGGCCTTGCAtttgctgagctaaatccccaaccccaactattTTCATTCAAAGCAACTCTTATCCTCAGTCTGCCCTCCTCACAGGTTCCTAGCTCTCTTCCTTAGCAACCTgtcaaaaggaagaggaggagagggtggaGATTAAGActaaggggaaggggaaagaagaggaagaggagtggggaggagaaggtAGGAATagtgaaacagaagaaaaattcgTATATGATCAGGGTAGATAAATGTACGTACTTGGGATGAGGAAAGAACTAATAATTGAATATCAGAGAATGTATGAAAATgattaaatatgtaaattttaggaaataaaaaggagagaaaaaaacaccaaaacagcaaataaaaggaaaataaaattattttttaaatacagataATCATCacatttaaaaactataaaatctGTCAGTATTACTCTTTTAAGAAACCCTTCTATTTACCTATCCAAACAGGCAAAGAGTCCAGATTTTCCTCCTACTGCACACAATACTTTCGGAGCACAGCGAGGTCGTGTCATCAAGACTGTCTGATGAGAGAGTCTATGTTCAGGCATGAAGTGGTACTTTAGAGCTTCGTTCAAGAGATGTTTACAAGTACGGTCGTCACGGATAAGATGATTTGCTTCATAGAGCCTGGTGAGGAACTTAACACTCAGCAATGGCAATCGTACACTGTTCAGCAGCTGTGCTAAGTATTTCTGGCGTTCTTGTACATCATACTTGATCCAAGATTCTAATGCATAAAAAACTGTCTCTTCAGTAGCTACATTCAAGCAGTCATTGGAGACAATTTCGTCCAAATCACCATGTGTAAGCTCAAAAAACTCTTCCGTCTGGCAAACAGATTCAAAATTCTGGCATATGAATTTAGTAGCTGCCAAATAAAGGTCATGACAACCATAAGTCTCTGCAAAACGGGAAATTCCAATACAATTACCAGGGTCAAGTTGGCTCTCAAGAAACGTACAACATTCTTTAAGGACAAGTTTTATCTGGaggaggtttgctgctggcaggaGAGACTCGACTGTGTCCTGGGAGATGAAAACCGTCCCTGTGTAGGCGTACTCCACAATGGCCTGCAGCGCTGCCTCATCAATGCACTGAAACTCAACCTCACTGTTCTCCTTCTCAGAAAGGTTCCCAGTGAACATAGCTTTGAAGTATGGGCTGATGCTGGCAAGTACTACTTTATGAGCATGAATTTTAACATCACCTACTCGAAGAATGATGTCACAGAGTTCGTGATGCTGGCGAAGAAGATTCAGTCCCTGCAGAAGTTGTTCAGAATGTAAGTGTGTTAAGTTAGCAAGCATGTAGGTCGGGGCTGTGTGGTCCATCTACAGAAAGATACAAGACATGAACAGTTACTTCAAAATACTCATGCCAATGTAAGTCTGTGTCCCAAAGAATACAAATCAGACTTGTTTACTTGTCAATTCGCTGGGCTTTAAACATTCAGCATGAGAACAGAGGCTTCTTGAGTTAGAAGGAATTTAATAATCATCTAATTCAACTCCTTTGTTAGATATATTAGAAAGTGGAAAACCAAAATGCTGTATATAGGTATCAAACCATGAGGGATTTTAGATTGAAACGACATGtttcattgagtattttcatTAAAGACTCAGCTatcaacataataaaataaatatgtggagaaagagttaCCTAGAGCCAAATTAGTATTGAAACACTAGGTATTTGCTATTTTCTCAATAATAACTTCAACAATACCAGTGGACACTGACTTTGTAAAGGTTCATTTTATTAAATCTCCTCTTTTATGACCTCCATGTTCACTAATTTGTATCCTTTCCCATAATAGCTTTTCATTCCACTACTGTTCATGAGATTATTAATGCTACAGCTCTCTATAAAATGTGTACTCTTACAAATGTTTTCTTACTAAGTGCTAGGTATTGTCTATAACCTTTCTCTTTTCATCCTTCTTCCACAATGCAAATTTCAAAAGTCTAGGTCAAATTTAAATTTCTCTAAAAGTCTATTCCTTTATTTAATTACAATTAATTTAATTACATATGTGCAGATTTTTTCACCTGCAATGTACCATTTTTATTCATATCTATTCATATAAAACCTCAGTGAAACACATAACTGAAGTAGAAACATTTACAAAAGAAAGTTACAGTGACTTTATTATCGATGTTACATTATAAGATGATAAGGAAGATAGGTTCCAATTCCTGTGACAATGTgtgtccctttcttttttttttttttttttttttggttctttttttcggagctggggaccgaacccagggccttgcgcttcctaggtaagcgctctaccactgagctaaatccccagcccctcttttcttTACTCTAATAGAACAATAGGTTAGGAATTGTTATGTTCCATTCTTTCTGAATAATGATCAAAATAATTATGTTCTTCAGATTGTTGGATGCTGGATTTTCAATGTTTGTGGTTACAGTTTATATTCTCTCGTTTCTTcttgagacaaaaatctcaccATATACCCCAAACTAGAACTAATTTTCTCTTCCCTTGCCTCTACTTCTCACGCACTTTCCATGTATTTCAGACCTGCATCAACACAACTGGTGCTAACacagaattttgttttaatatttatatgaGTTATGCTACTTAAACAATTGTGTTAATgcaaatattttatgtttcaatTTACTTAAGTATAATGGAAGTTATTAAAACAATTTACAGagaaattacaaaaattaaatgcttctttgtttttgtttttgtttttttattaacgagtatttcttatatacatttcgagtgttattccctttcccggtttccgggcaaacatccccctcccccctccccttccttatgggtgttcccctctcaaccctccccccattgccgccctccccccagcaatcacgttcactgggggttcagtcttagcaggaccaagggcttccccttccactggtgctcttactaggctattcattgctacctatgaggtcagagtccagggtcagtccatgtatagtctttaggtagtggcttagtccctggaagctctgatatGTGCAGATTTTTAAACCCATTCTTATTTGTCTCATTAACGAGGAGAATCATTCAAACTAAACAGTGAACAATGCCAATGGAAAATACAAAGTTTGAAagggaagagctagatattttaTAAGGTCATATTTCTCTCAGACTAAACACTTACATACCAAGATAGTTACGAAGACCTGGAAATGAGACCCTGAGCTAATACCAGTGCTATAGGGCTGGGCACTAGTCTCAAAGGCAAGACTAAATTTTATAAAGTCTGAGAAGAGTCATCTTAGCTCCAGATAACAGTCTAAAATTATTAACGATGTGATCATTAAGTCTAGTCTAAAGGAGTAAACAATAATAAAGCACATCAGACGCTTTTTCTTCTCCTGATGAGCTTAGAGTTTTATATCAGCAAAGCCTATTTTATGTTTAATTAGAGAATTTTAGATTTTTG is drawn from Rattus norvegicus strain BN/NHsdMcwi chromosome 6, GRCr8, whole genome shotgun sequence and contains these coding sequences:
- the Klhl28 gene encoding kelch-like protein 28; the encoded protein is MDHTAPTYMLANLTHLHSEQLLQGLNLLRQHHELCDIILRVGDVKIHAHKVVLASISPYFKAMFTGNLSEKENSEVEFQCIDEAALQAIVEYAYTGTVFISQDTVESLLPAANLLQIKLVLKECCTFLESQLDPGNCIGISRFAETYGCHDLYLAATKFICQNFESVCQTEEFFELTHGDLDEIVSNDCLNVATEETVFYALESWIKYDVQERQKYLAQLLNSVRLPLLSVKFLTRLYEANHLIRDDRTCKHLLNEALKYHFMPEHRLSHQTVLMTRPRCAPKVLCAVGGKSGLFACLDSVEMYFPQNDSWIGLAPLNIPRYEFGICVLDQKVYVIGGIETSVRPGVTVRKHENSVECWNPDTNTWTSLERMNESRSTLGVVVLAGEVYALGGYDGQSYLQSVEKYIPKIRQWQPVAPMTTTRSCFAAAVLDGMIYAIGGYGPAHMNSVERYDPSKDSWETVASMADKRIHFGVGVMLGFIFVVGGHNGVSHLSSIERYDPHQNQWTVCRPMKEPRTGVGAAVIDNYLYVVGGHSGSSYLNTVQKYDPISDTWLDSAGMIYCRCNFGLTAL